Proteins encoded by one window of Arabidopsis thaliana chromosome 2, partial sequence:
- the EMB2219 gene encoding Mitochondrial transcription termination factor family protein yields the protein MLLHCNVSYYTSTFSFISSSLRRQDNADDSQDTVIRRRHNARSISLYIRHNRDLKLNKNPNESQETFVPPPPPPRRDLDGENRSKLLELSLVTRRTPQFPGSIYAQSASDADIASSLPSLRNFLGSDGDDDGESEREMIVKALEIRRKVTKEIIKESLVRKGRFGITYATNVTDRLGDFVDHVMIQAAALKRLPEFSESRFNLRARTVIEDSNFVPLVRWLKHHELSYNRIAKIICMSKGNLDSIRIMIEWLKSIHVKGEFIAVAFLRSGDNILQRNREELNEIVEYLESNGVRRDWMGYVVGRCPELLSFSMEEVKSRVDFFLKMGMNQNDFGTMVYDYPKIIGFFSFQVMEKKINYLKEFGLSTEEVGRLLAYKPHLMGCSIEERWKPLVKYFYYLGIPKEGMKRILVVKPILYCIDLEKTIAPKVRFLQEMGIPNEAIGNMLVKFPSLLTNSLYKKIRPVVIFLLTRAGVTQKDIGKVIAMDPALLGCSIGTKLEPNMRYYISLGIRFYQLGEMIADFPMLLRYNVDNLRPKYRYLRRTMIRPLQDLIEFPRASDNPKAHHYG from the exons ATGCTTCTCCACTGCAACGTTAGCTACTACACCTCAACGTTTTCCTTCATCTCCTCATCTCTCCGCCGTCAAGACAACGCCGACGATTCACAAGATACAGTAATCCGTCGCCGCCACAATGCTAGATCCATTTCTCTATACATCCGCCATAATCGAGACCTAAAGCtcaacaaaaaccctaacgaATCTCAAGAAACCtttgttcctcctcctcctcctccgcgGCGAGATTTAGACGGTGAAAACCGATCCAAGCTACTTGAGCTCTCTCTTGTAACTAGAAGAACTCCACAATTTCCTGGTTCAATCTACGCTCAATCTGCTTCTGATGCTGatattgcttcttctcttccttcgcTTCGTAATTTTCTCGGCtctgatggtgatgatgatggagagaGTGAGAGGGAGATGATAGTTAAAGCGCTTGAGATTAGAAGGAAAGTGACGAAAGAGATTATCAAAGAGTCTTTGGTTAGGAAAGGTAGATTTGGGATTACGTATGCGACTAATGTCACTGATCGTTTGGGTGATTTCGTTGATCATGTTATGATTCAAGCTGCGGCGTTGAAACGGTTGCCGGAATTTTCAGAGTCTAGATTCAATCTTCGCGCTAGGACGGTTATTGAAGACTCCAATTTCGTTCCTCTTGTAAG GTGGTTGAAGCACCATGAGTTGTCATATAATAGAATAGCGAAGATCATATGCATGTCAAAAGGAAATCTCGACTCCATAAGGATCATGATCGAGTGGCTGAAGAGCATTCATGTGAAGGGTGAATTCATTGCAGTTGCGTTCTTGAGATCTGGGGATAATATATTGCAACGTAACCGTGAGGAACTAAACGAAATTGTTGAGTATCTAGAGAGCAATGGTGTGAGGAGGGATTGGATGGGTTATGTGGTTGGAAGATGTCCTGAGTTGCTGTCTTTCAGCATGGAAGAAGTGAAAAGCCGTGTTGATTTCTTCTTGAAAATGGGTATGAATCAGAATGACTTTGGCACTATGGTCTATGATTATCCAAAGATAATTGGCTTCTTCTCATTCCAAGTGATGGAGAAAAAG ATCAATTACCTGAAAGAGTTTGGCCTTAGCACAGAAGAAGTTGGGAGACTATTAGCCTACAAGCCACACCTAATGGGATGCAGTATTGAAGAAAGATGGAAGCCTCTAGTCAAATATTTCTACTACCTTGGAATCCCCAAAGAAGGAATGAAAAGAATCCTTGTCGTGAAACCAATTCTTTACTGCATTGATTTGGAGAAGACGATCGCCCCAAAG GTAAGATTTTTGCAGGAGATGGGTATCCCTAATGAAGCCATTGGAAACATGTTAGTAAAGTTTCCTTCTTTACTTACAAATAGCCTCTACAAGAAAATCCGACCTGTG GTGATTTTTCTCTTAACCAGAGCCGGAGTAACCCAAAAGGATATCGGTAAAGTTATAGCAATGGATCCAGCTCTCCTTGGATGCAGCATAGGGACGAAGCTAGAACCCAACATGAGATACTATATATCATTGGGAATTCGATTTTATCAACTAGGCGAAATGATTGCTGATTTCCCGATGCTGCTTCGGTATAACGTTGATAATCTGCGCCCAAAATACCGTTACTTGCGAAGAACAATGATCCGTCCGCTTCAAGATCTCATAGAGTTTCCCAG AGCGTCGGATAATCCCAAGGCACACCATTATGGTTGA
- the EMB2219 gene encoding Mitochondrial transcription termination factor family protein, producing the protein MLLHCNVSYYTSTFSFISSSLRRQDNADDSQDTVIRRRHNARSISLYIRHNRDLKLNKNPNESQETFVPPPPPPRRDLDGENRSKLLELSLVTRRTPQFPGSIYAQSASDADIASSLPSLRNFLGSDGDDDGESEREMIVKALEIRRKVTKEIIKESLVRKGRFGITYATNVTDRLGDFVDHVMIQAAALKRLPEFSESRFNLRARTVIEDSNFVPLVRWLKHHELSYNRIAKIICMSKGNLDSIRIMIEWLKSIHVKGEFIAVAFLRSGDNILQRNREELNEIVEYLESNGVRRDWMGYVVGRCPELLSFSMEEVKSRVDFFLKMGMNQNDFGTMVYDYPKIIGFFSFQVMEKKINYLKEFGLSTEEVGRLLAYKPHLMGCSIEERWKPLVKYFYYLGIPKEGMKRILVVKPILYCIDLEKTIAPKVRFLQEMGIPNEAIGNMLVKFPSLLTNSLYKKIRPVVIFLLTRAGVTQKDIGKVIAMDPALLGCSIGTKLEPNMRYYISLGIRFYQLGEMIADFPMLLRYNVDNLRPKYRYLRRTMIRPLQDLIEFPRYQKKN; encoded by the exons ATGCTTCTCCACTGCAACGTTAGCTACTACACCTCAACGTTTTCCTTCATCTCCTCATCTCTCCGCCGTCAAGACAACGCCGACGATTCACAAGATACAGTAATCCGTCGCCGCCACAATGCTAGATCCATTTCTCTATACATCCGCCATAATCGAGACCTAAAGCtcaacaaaaaccctaacgaATCTCAAGAAACCtttgttcctcctcctcctcctccgcgGCGAGATTTAGACGGTGAAAACCGATCCAAGCTACTTGAGCTCTCTCTTGTAACTAGAAGAACTCCACAATTTCCTGGTTCAATCTACGCTCAATCTGCTTCTGATGCTGatattgcttcttctcttccttcgcTTCGTAATTTTCTCGGCtctgatggtgatgatgatggagagaGTGAGAGGGAGATGATAGTTAAAGCGCTTGAGATTAGAAGGAAAGTGACGAAAGAGATTATCAAAGAGTCTTTGGTTAGGAAAGGTAGATTTGGGATTACGTATGCGACTAATGTCACTGATCGTTTGGGTGATTTCGTTGATCATGTTATGATTCAAGCTGCGGCGTTGAAACGGTTGCCGGAATTTTCAGAGTCTAGATTCAATCTTCGCGCTAGGACGGTTATTGAAGACTCCAATTTCGTTCCTCTTGTAAG GTGGTTGAAGCACCATGAGTTGTCATATAATAGAATAGCGAAGATCATATGCATGTCAAAAGGAAATCTCGACTCCATAAGGATCATGATCGAGTGGCTGAAGAGCATTCATGTGAAGGGTGAATTCATTGCAGTTGCGTTCTTGAGATCTGGGGATAATATATTGCAACGTAACCGTGAGGAACTAAACGAAATTGTTGAGTATCTAGAGAGCAATGGTGTGAGGAGGGATTGGATGGGTTATGTGGTTGGAAGATGTCCTGAGTTGCTGTCTTTCAGCATGGAAGAAGTGAAAAGCCGTGTTGATTTCTTCTTGAAAATGGGTATGAATCAGAATGACTTTGGCACTATGGTCTATGATTATCCAAAGATAATTGGCTTCTTCTCATTCCAAGTGATGGAGAAAAAG ATCAATTACCTGAAAGAGTTTGGCCTTAGCACAGAAGAAGTTGGGAGACTATTAGCCTACAAGCCACACCTAATGGGATGCAGTATTGAAGAAAGATGGAAGCCTCTAGTCAAATATTTCTACTACCTTGGAATCCCCAAAGAAGGAATGAAAAGAATCCTTGTCGTGAAACCAATTCTTTACTGCATTGATTTGGAGAAGACGATCGCCCCAAAG GTAAGATTTTTGCAGGAGATGGGTATCCCTAATGAAGCCATTGGAAACATGTTAGTAAAGTTTCCTTCTTTACTTACAAATAGCCTCTACAAGAAAATCCGACCTGTG GTGATTTTTCTCTTAACCAGAGCCGGAGTAACCCAAAAGGATATCGGTAAAGTTATAGCAATGGATCCAGCTCTCCTTGGATGCAGCATAGGGACGAAGCTAGAACCCAACATGAGATACTATATATCATTGGGAATTCGATTTTATCAACTAGGCGAAATGATTGCTGATTTCCCGATGCTGCTTCGGTATAACGTTGATAATCTGCGCCCAAAATACCGTTACTTGCGAAGAACAATGATCCGTCCGCTTCAAGATCTCATAGAGTTTCCCAGGTACCAGAAAAAgaattga
- the EMB2219 gene encoding Mitochondrial transcription termination factor family protein (embryo defective 2219 (EMB2219); INVOLVED IN: embryo development ending in seed dormancy; LOCATED IN: cellular_component unknown; EXPRESSED IN: 9 plant structures; EXPRESSED DURING: LP.04 four leaves visible, F mature embryo stage, petal differentiation and expansion stage, E expanded cotyledon stage, D bilateral stage; CONTAINS InterPro DOMAIN/s: Mitochodrial transcription termination factor-related (InterPro:IPR003690); BEST Arabidopsis thaliana protein match is: Mitochondrial transcription termination factor family protein (TAIR:AT4G02990.1); Has 30201 Blast hits to 17322 proteins in 780 species: Archae - 12; Bacteria - 1396; Metazoa - 17338; Fungi - 3422; Plants - 5037; Viruses - 0; Other Eukaryotes - 2996 (source: NCBI BLink).) translates to MLLHCNVSYYTSTFSFISSSLRRQDNADDSQDTVIRRRHNARSISLYIRHNRDLKLNKNPNESQETFVPPPPPPRRDLDGENRSKLLELSLVTRRTPQFPGSIYAQSASDADIASSLPSLRNFLGSDGDDDGESEREMIVKALEIRRKVTKEIIKESLVRKGRFGITYATNVTDRLGDFVDHVMIQAAALKRLPEFSESRFNLRARTVIEDSNFVPLVRWLKHHELSYNRIAKIICMSKGNLDSIRIMIEWLKSIHVKGEFIAVAFLRSGDNILQRNREELNEIVEYLESNGVRRDWMGYVVGRCPELLSFSMEEVKSRVDFFLKMGMNQNDFGTMVYDYPKIIGFFSFQVMEKKINYLKEFGLSTEEVGRLLAYKPHLMGCSIEERWKPLVKYFYYLGIPKEGMKRILVVKPILYCIDLEKTIAPKVRFLQEMGIPNEAIGNMLVKFPSLLTNSLYKKIRPVVIFLLTRAGVTQKDIGKVIAMDPALLGCSIGTKLEPNMRYYISLGIRFYQLGEMIADFPMLLRYNVDNLRPKYRYLRRTMIRPLQDLIEFPRFFSYSLERRIIPRHTIMVENRVNFKLRYMLACTDEEFERRVRDKVERRERFEAGLDSEDSQPSDENISDQEIAFSDEAEEEEDLTE, encoded by the exons ATGCTTCTCCACTGCAACGTTAGCTACTACACCTCAACGTTTTCCTTCATCTCCTCATCTCTCCGCCGTCAAGACAACGCCGACGATTCACAAGATACAGTAATCCGTCGCCGCCACAATGCTAGATCCATTTCTCTATACATCCGCCATAATCGAGACCTAAAGCtcaacaaaaaccctaacgaATCTCAAGAAACCtttgttcctcctcctcctcctccgcgGCGAGATTTAGACGGTGAAAACCGATCCAAGCTACTTGAGCTCTCTCTTGTAACTAGAAGAACTCCACAATTTCCTGGTTCAATCTACGCTCAATCTGCTTCTGATGCTGatattgcttcttctcttccttcgcTTCGTAATTTTCTCGGCtctgatggtgatgatgatggagagaGTGAGAGGGAGATGATAGTTAAAGCGCTTGAGATTAGAAGGAAAGTGACGAAAGAGATTATCAAAGAGTCTTTGGTTAGGAAAGGTAGATTTGGGATTACGTATGCGACTAATGTCACTGATCGTTTGGGTGATTTCGTTGATCATGTTATGATTCAAGCTGCGGCGTTGAAACGGTTGCCGGAATTTTCAGAGTCTAGATTCAATCTTCGCGCTAGGACGGTTATTGAAGACTCCAATTTCGTTCCTCTTGTAAG GTGGTTGAAGCACCATGAGTTGTCATATAATAGAATAGCGAAGATCATATGCATGTCAAAAGGAAATCTCGACTCCATAAGGATCATGATCGAGTGGCTGAAGAGCATTCATGTGAAGGGTGAATTCATTGCAGTTGCGTTCTTGAGATCTGGGGATAATATATTGCAACGTAACCGTGAGGAACTAAACGAAATTGTTGAGTATCTAGAGAGCAATGGTGTGAGGAGGGATTGGATGGGTTATGTGGTTGGAAGATGTCCTGAGTTGCTGTCTTTCAGCATGGAAGAAGTGAAAAGCCGTGTTGATTTCTTCTTGAAAATGGGTATGAATCAGAATGACTTTGGCACTATGGTCTATGATTATCCAAAGATAATTGGCTTCTTCTCATTCCAAGTGATGGAGAAAAAG ATCAATTACCTGAAAGAGTTTGGCCTTAGCACAGAAGAAGTTGGGAGACTATTAGCCTACAAGCCACACCTAATGGGATGCAGTATTGAAGAAAGATGGAAGCCTCTAGTCAAATATTTCTACTACCTTGGAATCCCCAAAGAAGGAATGAAAAGAATCCTTGTCGTGAAACCAATTCTTTACTGCATTGATTTGGAGAAGACGATCGCCCCAAAG GTAAGATTTTTGCAGGAGATGGGTATCCCTAATGAAGCCATTGGAAACATGTTAGTAAAGTTTCCTTCTTTACTTACAAATAGCCTCTACAAGAAAATCCGACCTGTG GTGATTTTTCTCTTAACCAGAGCCGGAGTAACCCAAAAGGATATCGGTAAAGTTATAGCAATGGATCCAGCTCTCCTTGGATGCAGCATAGGGACGAAGCTAGAACCCAACATGAGATACTATATATCATTGGGAATTCGATTTTATCAACTAGGCGAAATGATTGCTGATTTCCCGATGCTGCTTCGGTATAACGTTGATAATCTGCGCCCAAAATACCGTTACTTGCGAAGAACAATGATCCGTCCGCTTCAAGATCTCATAGAGTTTCCCAG ATTTTTTAGCTACTCACTAGAGCGTCGGATAATCCCAAGGCACACCATTATGGTTGAGAACAGAGTTAACTTCAAGCTCAGATACATGTTGGCTTGTACGGATGAAGAGTTTGAGAGGAGAGTGAGAGATAAAgtggagagaagagagagattcgAAGCTGGCCTCGACTCTGAGGATTCTCAACCGTCGGATGAGAACATCTCCGATCAGGAGATTGCTTTCTCAGACGAagcggaagaagaagaggatttgACAGAATGA
- a CDS encoding ArgH (DUF639) (Plant protein of unknown function (DUF639); CONTAINS InterPro DOMAIN/s: Protein of unknown function DUF639 (InterPro:IPR006927); BEST Arabidopsis thaliana protein match is: Plant protein of unknown function (DUF639) (TAIR:AT5G23390.1); Has 146 Blast hits to 143 proteins in 14 species: Archae - 0; Bacteria - 4; Metazoa - 0; Fungi - 0; Plants - 142; Viruses - 0; Other Eukaryotes - 0 (source: NCBI BLink).), which produces MILSFRLFAWECHVACGEVASERVILSTSTSLKPNAKRKKNSKSKKLKQRILRDHESKKTMRKMKHLSSIANDVVQRCSQELETTIDDLVKEFECQWKPGSTGGTYSKKFVEFCNSKVTSRVCENILERIKDGSFTRLTFDMMLAWQQPDADDNESYKEAVGKESEDKRIQATLSPEQDDISLFYSDMMPLLVDHEPSVGEDAFVYLGSIIPLPVDIINGRYTFETLTAPTGHQLHFPAYDMFVKEIHKCMKHLQKQSTPKGIELADDEIILHVEGTMASQRVIRHIKETSWPGRLTLTNYALYFEAAGIINYEDAIKIDLSKDNEKSTKPMSTGPLGAPLFDKAIVYESPDFEEGIVIEFPEMTSSTRRDHWLMLVKEITLMHKFLRKFNVESPLQSWEIHSRTILGIIRLHAAREMLRISPPDPKNFLIFSLFEEVPKGDYVLEELAEISLKIGTTRNPCSASSILRNMNMDQLGDMIKEEGEDICKEKVVKVTDKEEMLASLESAVNQSREEGKVIEKARATTAELEEEGISESVAVLMELLRPLQDVLPWFQEVIYWERPSRTLFVLAITILTVYKEWVGKAIAACLIWVVAKMAQARNKMVHTKSEDAVTVSTESDQTVTESIVSAQYGLIRLHQLMQHVNVTILKLRSLYTSKASKHASMVMALMLVLASFFAVVPFKLFIIFGIVYCFVMTSSVGTYMSNDQSNRRMKEWWDSIPIVPVRVRNASSK; this is translated from the exons ATGATTCTCAGTTTTCGGCTATTTGCATGGGAGTGCCACGTGGCATGTGGAGAAGTTGCCAGTGAACGAGTTATTCTCTCTACCTCAACGTCACTAAAACCGAATgcgaaaaggaaaaaaaatagcaaaagcaaaaaactaaaacagagGATTCTCAGAGATCACGAGAGCAAGAAAacgatgaggaagatgaagcaCTTGTCCTCCATTGCAAACGATGTCGTTCAGAGATGCTCACA GGAACTAGAGACAACCATTGATGATTTAGTGAAAGAATTTGAATGTCAATGGAAGCCAGGAAGCACGGGAGGTACTTACTCGAAGAAGTTTGTGGAATTTTGCAACTCAAAGGTGACGAGTCGGGTTTGTGAAAACATACTTGAGAGAATAAAAGATGGTTCCTTTACACGTCTCACGTTCGATATGATGCTTGCGTGGCAACAACCTGACGCAGATGATAATGAGTCTTATAAG GAAGCAGTAGGTAAAGAGAGTGAAGACAAGAGGATTCAAGCAACTTTATCCCCAGAGCAAGATGACATCTCGCTTTTTTATTCAGACATGATGCCGCTTCTC GTTGATCATGAACCAAGTGTGGGTGAAGATGCTTTTGTCTATTTAGGCTCAATCATTCCTCTTCCCGTGGATATCATCAACGGAAGATACACATTTGAGACTCTAACTGCTCCGACCGGTCACCAACTTCACTTCCCAGCTTATGATATGTTTGTCAAAGAAATACACAA GTGTATGAAGCATTTGCAAAAGCAATCGACGCCTAAAGGGATCGAATTAGCGGATGATGAAATTATATTGCACGTTGAAGGAACAATGGCTTCACAGAGAGTGATTCGCCACATTAAAGAAACAAGCTGGCCAG GTAGGCTTACTTTGACAAACTATGCACTATACTTCGAAGCCGCGGGAATTATAAACTATGAAGATGCTATAAAGATAGATCTTTCTAAGGACAATGAAAAGTCTACAAAGCCTATGTCCACTGGTCCATTGGGTGCTCCTCTTTTTGACAAGGCCATTGTCTACGAGTCTCCAGATTT TGAGGAGGGAATAGTCATAGAGTTTCCGGAGATGACAAGCTCAACGAGACGAGATCATTGGCTTATGCTTGTAAAAGAAATAACATTAATGCACAAGTTCTTGAGGAAATTCAATGTTGAGTCTCCCTTGCAATCATGGGAAATCCATTCAAGAACAATCTTGGGAATAATACGGTTGCACGCAGCCCGCGAGATGTTAAGAATTTCTCCCCCGGAtccaaaaaactttttaatatttagtttgtttgaGGAAGTTCCAAAGGGAGACTATGTACTTGAGGAGCTCGCAGAGATTAGTCTAAAGATAGGCACTACCAGAAACCCGTGTAGTGCTAGCTCCATATTGAGGAATATGAACATGGATCAGCTTGGTGACATGATAAAAGAAGAGGGTGAAGATATATGCAAGGAGAAGGTGGTCAAAGTGACTGATAAAGAAGAAATGCTTGCGTCTCTTGAGAGTGCAGTGAATCAATCTAGAGAAGAGGGAAAGGTTATTGAAAAGGCTAGAGCCACGACAGCGGAACTCGAAGAAGAAGGGATTAGTGAAAGTGTAGCAGTTCTTATG GAGTTGTTGAGGCCGTTGCAAGACGTATTACCATGGTTCCAAGAAGTGATTTATTGGGAAAGGCCGTCTCGTACACTGTTTGTTTTAGCCATTACTATTTTAACCGTCTACAA GGAGTGGGTTGGTAAGGCTATAGCTGCTTGCTTAATATGGGTGGTGGCAAAAATGGCTCAAGCTAGAAATAAGATGGTCCATACAAAAAGTGAGGATGCGGTAACAGTGAGCACTGAATCTGACCAAACAGTGACTGAGAGCATTGTGTCTGCTCAATATGGCTTAATTAGACTTCACCAGTTGATGCAACATGTTAACGTCACCATCTTGAAATTGCGGTCTCTATATACCTCCAAGGCTAGCAAG CATGCAAGCATGGTGATGGCGTTGATGCTAGTGTTGGCGAGCTTCTTCGCAGTGGTGCCGTTCAAGTTGTTCATAATATTTGGTATAGTATATTGCTTTGTAATGACATCAAGCGTCGGAACATACATGAGCAACGATCAGAGTAACCGGAGAATGAAAGAGTGGTGGGATTCCATACCCATTGTTCCCGTTCGTGTACGTAACGCTTCGTCCAAGTAG
- a CDS encoding ArgH (DUF639), giving the protein MILSFRLFAWECHVACGEVASERVILSTSTSLKPNAKRKKNSKSKKLKQRILRDHESKKTMRKMKHLSSIANDVVQRCSQELETTIDDLVKEFECQWKPGSTGGTYSKKFVEFCNSKVTSRVCENILERIKDGSFTRLTFDMMLAWQQPDADDNESYKEAVGKESEDKRIQATLSPEQDDISLFYSDMMPLLVSNVDHEPSVGEDAFVYLGSIIPLPVDIINGRYTFETLTAPTGHQLHFPAYDMFVKEIHKCMKHLQKQSTPKGIELADDEIILHVEGTMASQRVIRHIKETSWPGRLTLTNYALYFEAAGIINYEDAIKIDLSKDNEKSTKPMSTGPLGAPLFDKAIVYESPDFEEGIVIEFPEMTSSTRRDHWLMLVKEITLMHKFLRKFNVESPLQSWEIHSRTILGIIRLHAAREMLRISPPDPKNFLIFSLFEEVPKGDYVLEELAEISLKIGTTRNPCSASSILRNMNMDQLGDMIKEEGEDICKEKVVKVTDKEEMLASLESAVNQSREEGKVIEKARATTAELEEEGISESVAVLMELLRPLQDVLPWFQEVIYWERPSRTLFVLAITILTVYKEWVGKAIAACLIWVVAKMAQARNKMVHTKSEDAVTVSTESDQTVTESIVSAQYGLIRLHQLMQHVNVTILKLRSLYTSKASKHASMVMALMLVLASFFAVVPFKLFIIFGIVYCFVMTSSVGTYMSNDQSNRRMKEWWDSIPIVPVRVRNASSK; this is encoded by the exons ATGATTCTCAGTTTTCGGCTATTTGCATGGGAGTGCCACGTGGCATGTGGAGAAGTTGCCAGTGAACGAGTTATTCTCTCTACCTCAACGTCACTAAAACCGAATgcgaaaaggaaaaaaaatagcaaaagcaaaaaactaaaacagagGATTCTCAGAGATCACGAGAGCAAGAAAacgatgaggaagatgaagcaCTTGTCCTCCATTGCAAACGATGTCGTTCAGAGATGCTCACA GGAACTAGAGACAACCATTGATGATTTAGTGAAAGAATTTGAATGTCAATGGAAGCCAGGAAGCACGGGAGGTACTTACTCGAAGAAGTTTGTGGAATTTTGCAACTCAAAGGTGACGAGTCGGGTTTGTGAAAACATACTTGAGAGAATAAAAGATGGTTCCTTTACACGTCTCACGTTCGATATGATGCTTGCGTGGCAACAACCTGACGCAGATGATAATGAGTCTTATAAG GAAGCAGTAGGTAAAGAGAGTGAAGACAAGAGGATTCAAGCAACTTTATCCCCAGAGCAAGATGACATCTCGCTTTTTTATTCAGACATGATGCCGCTTCTCGTAAGCAAT GTTGATCATGAACCAAGTGTGGGTGAAGATGCTTTTGTCTATTTAGGCTCAATCATTCCTCTTCCCGTGGATATCATCAACGGAAGATACACATTTGAGACTCTAACTGCTCCGACCGGTCACCAACTTCACTTCCCAGCTTATGATATGTTTGTCAAAGAAATACACAA GTGTATGAAGCATTTGCAAAAGCAATCGACGCCTAAAGGGATCGAATTAGCGGATGATGAAATTATATTGCACGTTGAAGGAACAATGGCTTCACAGAGAGTGATTCGCCACATTAAAGAAACAAGCTGGCCAG GTAGGCTTACTTTGACAAACTATGCACTATACTTCGAAGCCGCGGGAATTATAAACTATGAAGATGCTATAAAGATAGATCTTTCTAAGGACAATGAAAAGTCTACAAAGCCTATGTCCACTGGTCCATTGGGTGCTCCTCTTTTTGACAAGGCCATTGTCTACGAGTCTCCAGATTT TGAGGAGGGAATAGTCATAGAGTTTCCGGAGATGACAAGCTCAACGAGACGAGATCATTGGCTTATGCTTGTAAAAGAAATAACATTAATGCACAAGTTCTTGAGGAAATTCAATGTTGAGTCTCCCTTGCAATCATGGGAAATCCATTCAAGAACAATCTTGGGAATAATACGGTTGCACGCAGCCCGCGAGATGTTAAGAATTTCTCCCCCGGAtccaaaaaactttttaatatttagtttgtttgaGGAAGTTCCAAAGGGAGACTATGTACTTGAGGAGCTCGCAGAGATTAGTCTAAAGATAGGCACTACCAGAAACCCGTGTAGTGCTAGCTCCATATTGAGGAATATGAACATGGATCAGCTTGGTGACATGATAAAAGAAGAGGGTGAAGATATATGCAAGGAGAAGGTGGTCAAAGTGACTGATAAAGAAGAAATGCTTGCGTCTCTTGAGAGTGCAGTGAATCAATCTAGAGAAGAGGGAAAGGTTATTGAAAAGGCTAGAGCCACGACAGCGGAACTCGAAGAAGAAGGGATTAGTGAAAGTGTAGCAGTTCTTATG GAGTTGTTGAGGCCGTTGCAAGACGTATTACCATGGTTCCAAGAAGTGATTTATTGGGAAAGGCCGTCTCGTACACTGTTTGTTTTAGCCATTACTATTTTAACCGTCTACAA GGAGTGGGTTGGTAAGGCTATAGCTGCTTGCTTAATATGGGTGGTGGCAAAAATGGCTCAAGCTAGAAATAAGATGGTCCATACAAAAAGTGAGGATGCGGTAACAGTGAGCACTGAATCTGACCAAACAGTGACTGAGAGCATTGTGTCTGCTCAATATGGCTTAATTAGACTTCACCAGTTGATGCAACATGTTAACGTCACCATCTTGAAATTGCGGTCTCTATATACCTCCAAGGCTAGCAAG CATGCAAGCATGGTGATGGCGTTGATGCTAGTGTTGGCGAGCTTCTTCGCAGTGGTGCCGTTCAAGTTGTTCATAATATTTGGTATAGTATATTGCTTTGTAATGACATCAAGCGTCGGAACATACATGAGCAACGATCAGAGTAACCGGAGAATGAAAGAGTGGTGGGATTCCATACCCATTGTTCCCGTTCGTGTACGTAACGCTTCGTCCAAGTAG